The genomic region ATTTTGCTTGCAGATCCTTCTGCCGAAAAGTCCAGTGTGTTGTCGGCTTCGTCAATTACCCAAAGCTGAAAGAAGTGATCGACAAACTCACCTTTAGTAGGGTCACGGCGCATCTGGTAGTCCTGATAAATCTGGGCGATCGCCTTTTTACACTGCTCATCATTGCGGGCAAACAAGAAGGGTTCTAATGGGTAGCGCCCTTTGTCCTTCTGAGAAAAACCAGCATTGGGATAAGACACTCCAACTAGCAGCTTGGGCATTTTCATGCCATTGGGCACGTTGCCTTTCCGTCCCCCAATCTTGAGGAAATGGGCCACCATAACCGCCATTAAGGGAGTTTTACCTCTCCCCTTATCTGCAACCACGATCGCTAAGAAAGGTTGAACCTCAATCAGCCAGTTTCTAAGGAATCGCTATGTTTTAGTTATGCCCTTCATCTCCCATCGGCCCAGTAGGGGGATTTGTCCAACTGCATCCTAGTAGACACTCGAAGCCGTTACCCGCTAGGACAAACTTTCGAAGCTATGTGGGGTAGGGCAGGGGAAGGTGGCATCTGATCTAGAAACCAAGAGAAGTGATCGCTTCTCTTGCGTTTTGCCCGATATCACTTCTTGCCAATGCCCTCACAGAGGGTGCGATCGCTATCTTCTTCAGGTTTATTTTTGAGATAATGATCGATCCAACTACACGCTTTTCCTAGAAGGTTCTCTAGAACTTGTTGTGGGTCTGCTTGCAAGCTATCAGGAGGTAAGCTCCACAAAACTGCCGAATTTTGCTCTCTTGCCACCAGCAAATGTTGACCATCCGGGCTAAAGTTCATTCTGTAAATTTCGTGGTTTTGATTGATTGCTTTCAGTAATTGACCCTTGAAATTCCAAAACCGGATCATGTTGTCATTACTCGCTGTTGCGATCGTTTGCCGATCTGGGCTAAAACTGACCTGAAAAACTCGGTCACGATGGTCGGATAGAGTTTGGAGTTCTTGCCCCTTCAGATTCCAGAGCTTCGCTGTTCGATCGTCACTCGCCGTTGCTACTGTTTGACCGTCATGGCTAAACTGCACATCTTGCACTCGATCGTTATGTTTTAGCGTTACGATTTCCCGTCCCTGCAATGTCCAGAGCTTAGCCGTTCCATCTGCGCTCGCTGTTGCAATCATAGTGCCATCAGGACTGAAACTAACTTTGTGAAGAATGGCGTGATGCTTATCGAGTTTACGAAGTGCTTGACCATCTTGAGTCCAAAGATAAACCTTATTATGAGTCGCCGTTGTCAGAATAGGATACTTAGGATTAAAAGTTGGAGACCGTTGATCGCCAGGCAGTGTCTTGATAGTTATTCCAGCAAGACTCCAAATTTGAACGGTTGAGTAATCTCCGCTCTGCATAGCTATAGCAATTCTTTGACCATTCTGACTAAAACTCAGCGAACTCAACTTGACCTGGTAAGGAAGTTTGCGTCTGAAAATTGGCTTGCCATCTAAAGTCCAAAGTATGAATTCTTCATCTCTATTAACTGTTGCAACACTTGTGCTACCTGGATGAAAACCAATTGCTGGGAGCGGAAGATTAGGTCCTTTCAGGATTTTGGTTAGTTGTCCCTTCCGATGCCAGAGTCTGGCAGTACCGTCACCGCTTCTGGTAGCGATCGTCTGTCCATTCGGACTAAAAACTGCACCGTAAACTTGTTTTGTATGCCCAACCAGGAACTTCGAGTACGGGTTTTCAAGATTCCAAATTTTGACCACTGATTTACCACTCAAGGTCATGATTAGTGATGCATGGGGAATAAAAATCGCTTTGTAAACTGGATCATCATGTCGGAACGTTTGGAGCTTTTCCCCATTGAGCCTCCATAGAGTGACTGTACGATCGTTACTGGCTGAAAGAAAAGTTTGACTGTTAGGGCTGAACTGAATGCTGTTGACTCTACTTTGTGGCAGCGTTTGTGGTTTTTGCTGCTGACGGCTCCATAACAAAATTCCCTTCTCAAAGGTGAGTGCCAGTTTTTGACCATCAGGACTAAAAGTAAAGCCCGTAATGTCCTCAACCCTTTCGATTCGTGTTGAGCCTGTTTTGTTACCAGTCAGTCTCCGAAGGATGATCTCTTGCTGAGTAACGGTTGCGATCGTCTGGCTATCGGGACTAAACGTAGCTACCCTAACTCCAGCTTGCTTAATGGTTCTGATGCTTTTGCCTTGACTCGTCCACAGTTGAATCTGCCCATTTTGAGTCAGGGTTACTAACCATTGGCTGTTAGGGCTAAAACTAGCTCCTATCACATCACTGGTAAACGGCAAAGTTTTCAAGGGTTTGCCCTGACGATCCCAAAGCTTAACAGTTCTGTCTTGGCTATAAGTTGCAATGATTTGCCCATCGGGGCTGAAACTGTACTCCAAAATCTCATCGTCATGCTTAAGGGTATTGAAGGATTCACCCTGATGGTTCCAGAGTTTAACTGTTTGATCCCTACTGTAAGTTGCAATGGTTTGCCCATCGGGGCTAAAACTGACCTTAAGAACGTCGTCGTCGTGCTGTAATGTCTTCAGAAAGCGCCCTGTCTGGCTCCAAAGTCTAGCAGTGCCATCGGTGCTGGCTGTTGCAATCATCTTTCCATCTGGGCTGGCACTAATTGCCTCAATATCTTTTGTATGCCCTTCAAGGCGATTGTATTCTTTCACGCGATAGAGCGCTTCCCGCAACGCCTGAATCATCTGGCCACGGTCTGCGGCTTCGGGTTCTAAATTCCGCTGTCGTAAAGGTTGGTTTGCTCGAATCGCTTGAATTAATGCATCGAATTCTCGATCGGTTCCAGAATCCGTCAATGACAAAGACTCTCGAGCCAAGGTTGTGGCTTGCTCCTTCAGTGCATCCTCTGCTAAGGTCTTTTGCTGAATTGCTAACACTACACCAACTACCGCACCAACCAAAGCAGTACTCACCAAAGCAAGTAGCAACCTAAGAATTAAAACCCGTCGTTCTTCCGTTTTGATTTCATCACGAATGGCATTGCGGCTAGATTGAATAAATGCCTTTTGCAGCTCAGTTGGAGGTGGCTGTTTTTGATTACTCTCAGCCTCTCTTAACCACTGTTCTGCGATCGCGAATTCGCTTCCCCGCAACAGCAAGTCAGCACTTTTATCTTTCTCGTGCCATGCGATCGCCCGCTGCGACCATTTAGTATGATTGTGTAAGTGTTCCCTGTCCGTCTCCAGGGTTCTCACCAATTGTCTAAAACTGGCTTGAAAATCCCCTGAATTCTGGCGAAAATCAATCCACTGCACCTTCGCTAACTCCGGATGTAGATTATCTGGATTCACCTCTCGATGCAGCACCGTGACAAACCGCTTATTCATTTTCGCTGCGTAGTCCACCTCATCCTCGCAATACTGGGACTCCACCGAGCGGGGCGAGAGGATAAATAAGAAGTTGTCACAAGCTTGGATCCCCTGCTTAATCTCCTGCTGAAAGTCTGCTCCCGATGCAATACTTTCCTGGTCCAACCAAGTCATTTTTCCCTGAAGTTGCAGTTCATCATTCAGCTTGCGGGCAAAGTCCGCATCCGCACGAGAATAGGAAATAAACACATCCAACGACTCAACGGGCGGTTGTCGCAAACTTTCAGCAATCAATTCTTCCATTAATGCTGTCGGTGGGTGAAGCATTCT from Trichocoleus sp. FACHB-46 harbors:
- a CDS encoding toll/interleukin-1 receptor domain-containing protein, yielding MIKFFDAFISYGRADSKDFAEKLYQQLTERGLKVWFDKRDIPHSVDYQLQIDDGIEKAHNFLFIITPHSVKSSYCRKEIELAVQCHKRIIPLLHVKADELKEQTHPIIRKIQRLEFQEGIDDFEKSFANLIKVIQRHEDYVQQHTQLLAKALEWERNQKQTSCLLIGEEKQQAQSWLKIRFKDEQPPCIPTDLHCEYITESIKNTNNLMTQVFISYADADRATMEKICNSLRRASITVWTNRTDIRTGEVFEEAICRGVEQADNVVYLLSPESVTSEFARQELEYALSLNKRIIPVLVRATPPEQIPEMLRGLHYIDLADNVQEADYHLDESQLLRILHQDEAYYNEHKVLLTKALKWKWQHENPSILLRGYNLRSAETWLKVATKRMLHPPTALMEELIAESLRQPPVESLDVFISYSRADADFARKLNDELQLQGKMTWLDQESIASGADFQQEIKQGIQACDNFLFILSPRSVESQYCEDEVDYAAKMNKRFVTVLHREVNPDNLHPELAKVQWIDFRQNSGDFQASFRQLVRTLETDREHLHNHTKWSQRAIAWHEKDKSADLLLRGSEFAIAEQWLREAESNQKQPPPTELQKAFIQSSRNAIRDEIKTEERRVLILRLLLALVSTALVGAVVGVVLAIQQKTLAEDALKEQATTLARESLSLTDSGTDREFDALIQAIRANQPLRQRNLEPEAADRGQMIQALREALYRVKEYNRLEGHTKDIEAISASPDGKMIATASTDGTARLWSQTGRFLKTLQHDDDVLKVSFSPDGQTIATYSRDQTVKLWNHQGESFNTLKHDDEILEYSFSPDGQIIATYSQDRTVKLWDRQGKPLKTLPFTSDVIGASFSPNSQWLVTLTQNGQIQLWTSQGKSIRTIKQAGVRVATFSPDSQTIATVTQQEIILRRLTGNKTGSTRIERVEDITGFTFSPDGQKLALTFEKGILLWSRQQQKPQTLPQSRVNSIQFSPNSQTFLSASNDRTVTLWRLNGEKLQTFRHDDPVYKAIFIPHASLIMTLSGKSVVKIWNLENPYSKFLVGHTKQVYGAVFSPNGQTIATRSGDGTARLWHRKGQLTKILKGPNLPLPAIGFHPGSTSVATVNRDEEFILWTLDGKPIFRRKLPYQVKLSSLSFSQNGQRIAIAMQSGDYSTVQIWSLAGITIKTLPGDQRSPTFNPKYPILTTATHNKVYLWTQDGQALRKLDKHHAILHKVSFSPDGTMIATASADGTAKLWTLQGREIVTLKHNDRVQDVQFSHDGQTVATASDDRTAKLWNLKGQELQTLSDHRDRVFQVSFSPDRQTIATASNDNMIRFWNFKGQLLKAINQNHEIYRMNFSPDGQHLLVAREQNSAVLWSLPPDSLQADPQQVLENLLGKACSWIDHYLKNKPEEDSDRTLCEGIGKK